The following proteins come from a genomic window of Neoarius graeffei isolate fNeoGra1 chromosome 26, fNeoGra1.pri, whole genome shotgun sequence:
- the LOC132873952 gene encoding protein BTG1-like — MKVEVTTAVNFITKLLRGRGLLSEEQLQHFSHSLEEALGEHYEHHWFPDAPFRGSGYRCIRINHRMDPLVGKAAYNIGLSMEQLFSLLPCEFTMWVDPYEVSYRIGEDGSICVLYKSTPPPPETHLNSLDSCKEKLRIGQSRPSKSFNVMTFSS, encoded by the exons ATGAAAGTTGAGGTGACCACAGCTGTGAACTTTATCACCAAATTATTGAGAGGAAGAGGACTCCTGTCTGAAGAACAACTCCAACACTTCAGTCATTCTCTGGAAGAGGCATTAGGAG AGCATTATGAGCATCACTGGTTCCCTGATGCACCATTTAGAGGTTCGGGATACCGCTGTATCCGGATCAATCACAGGATGGACCCGCTAGTAGGGAAGGCTGCTTACAACATTGGTCTCAGCATGGAGCAGCTTTTCTCCCTCTTACCTTGTGAATTTACAATGTGGGTCGACCCCTACGAAGTGTCCTATCGTATAGGGGAGGACGGGTCCATATGTGTACTGTATAAGTCCACACCACCGCCACCGGAGACTCATCTGAACTCTCTGGATAGCTGCAAAGAGAAACTGAGAATTGGTCAGTCACGCCCTTCAAAATCATTTAATGTGATGACTTTTTCCAGCTAA